In the Microtus pennsylvanicus isolate mMicPen1 chromosome 6, mMicPen1.hap1, whole genome shotgun sequence genome, one interval contains:
- the Lyl1 gene encoding protein lyl-1 isoform X2 — MCPPQAQAEVGSAMTEKVEMVHASSPAPAPPPKPASPGPLPAEVDHRNPACTPWLPPGVPVINLGHSRPTGAAMPTTELSALRPSLLQLAALGAAPPTLALHYHPHPFLNSVYIGPAGPFSIFPHSRLKRRPSHGHQPQKVARRVFTNSRERWRQQHVNGAFAELRKLLPTHPPDRKLSKNEVLRLAMKYIGFLVRLLRDQAAVLASGPSAPEPRKPPAHRGVESGARCGARHRVEAACSQPVLPGDCDGDPNGSVRPIKMEQTALSPEVR, encoded by the exons ATGTGCCCACCCCAGGCCCAGGCAGAGGTGGGTTCCGCCATGACTGAGAAAGTTGAGATGGTGCACGCCTCCAGTCCTGCGCCTGCACCTCCCCCTAAGCCCGCCTCACCTGGGCCCCTTCCTGCGGAGGTGGACCACCGAAACCCGGCATGCACCCCCTGGTTGCCTCCAGGTGTGCCAGTGATAAACCTGGGTCATAGCAGGCCCACAGGGGCAGCCATGCCCACCACAGAGCTGAGTGCTCTTCGGCCCTCCTTGCTGCAGTTAGCTGCCTTGGGAGCAGCTCCACCCACCCTGGCCCTGCAttaccacccccaccccttcctcaACAG CGTCTACATTGGGCCAGCAGGACCCTTCAGCATCTTCCCTCACAGCCGGCTGAAACGAAGACCAAGCCACG GGCACCAACCCCAGAAGGTGGCTCGTCGTGTGTTCACCAACAGCCGAGAGCGCTGGCGGCAACAGCACGTTAACGGCGCCTTCGCGGAGCTCAGGAAGCTGCTGCCCACCCACCCGCCCGACCGGAAGCTGAGCAAGAACGAGGTGCTGCGTCTGGCCATGAAGTATATCGGCTTCCTGGTGCGGCTGCTGCGAGACCAGGCGGCTGTGCTCGCCTCGGGCCCCAGCGCTCCCGAGCCCCGCAAGCCACCTGCGCACCGGGGAGTAGAGAGCGGTGCGCGCTGCGGGGCCCGACACAGGGTGGAGGCTGCGTGCTCGCAGCCCGTGCTTCCTGGGGACTGCGACGGCGACCCCAATGGGTCGGTGCGACCCATCAAGATGGAGCAGACAGCCCTTAGTCCTGAGGTGCGGTGA
- the Lyl1 gene encoding protein lyl-1 isoform X1: MCPPQAQAEVGSAMTEKVEMVHASSPAPAPPPKPASPGPLPAEVDHRNPACTPWLPPGVPVINLGHSRPTGAAMPTTELSALRPSLLQLAALGAAPPTLALHYHPHPFLNSVYIGPAGPFSIFPHSRLKRRPSHGELDLAEGHQPQKVARRVFTNSRERWRQQHVNGAFAELRKLLPTHPPDRKLSKNEVLRLAMKYIGFLVRLLRDQAAVLASGPSAPEPRKPPAHRGVESGARCGARHRVEAACSQPVLPGDCDGDPNGSVRPIKMEQTALSPEVR; encoded by the exons ATGTGCCCACCCCAGGCCCAGGCAGAGGTGGGTTCCGCCATGACTGAGAAAGTTGAGATGGTGCACGCCTCCAGTCCTGCGCCTGCACCTCCCCCTAAGCCCGCCTCACCTGGGCCCCTTCCTGCGGAGGTGGACCACCGAAACCCGGCATGCACCCCCTGGTTGCCTCCAGGTGTGCCAGTGATAAACCTGGGTCATAGCAGGCCCACAGGGGCAGCCATGCCCACCACAGAGCTGAGTGCTCTTCGGCCCTCCTTGCTGCAGTTAGCTGCCTTGGGAGCAGCTCCACCCACCCTGGCCCTGCAttaccacccccaccccttcctcaACAG CGTCTACATTGGGCCAGCAGGACCCTTCAGCATCTTCCCTCACAGCCGGCTGAAACGAAGACCAAGCCACGGTGAGCTGGACTTGGCTGAGG GGCACCAACCCCAGAAGGTGGCTCGTCGTGTGTTCACCAACAGCCGAGAGCGCTGGCGGCAACAGCACGTTAACGGCGCCTTCGCGGAGCTCAGGAAGCTGCTGCCCACCCACCCGCCCGACCGGAAGCTGAGCAAGAACGAGGTGCTGCGTCTGGCCATGAAGTATATCGGCTTCCTGGTGCGGCTGCTGCGAGACCAGGCGGCTGTGCTCGCCTCGGGCCCCAGCGCTCCCGAGCCCCGCAAGCCACCTGCGCACCGGGGAGTAGAGAGCGGTGCGCGCTGCGGGGCCCGACACAGGGTGGAGGCTGCGTGCTCGCAGCCCGTGCTTCCTGGGGACTGCGACGGCGACCCCAATGGGTCGGTGCGACCCATCAAGATGGAGCAGACAGCCCTTAGTCCTGAGGTGCGGTGA